The Aureitalea marina genome includes a window with the following:
- a CDS encoding RDD family protein, whose translation MNETPQHAKFWDRVGAYLLDGIIIGFLSFGMNYLNIAYFKSFWIYLLVAVIGLMYKPYFESKYNATLGKLVLNLQVTDWNYNYISFKRALLRSLILILSSLIYIPIHYLAFNNSYMMEATGVFDFSTRLSEVYPLMTLSASMISWIVLADIIVYLVEVNKNQRSLKDFIAKTYVIVKQK comes from the coding sequence ATGAATGAGACTCCACAGCACGCAAAATTTTGGGACCGTGTTGGTGCCTATTTACTAGACGGAATAATCATAGGATTCCTTTCTTTCGGAATGAACTATCTTAATATTGCCTACTTCAAGAGCTTTTGGATTTATCTGCTTGTGGCAGTTATTGGTTTAATGTACAAGCCCTATTTTGAAAGTAAATACAATGCAACACTAGGAAAATTAGTATTGAACCTTCAGGTAACCGATTGGAATTATAATTATATCTCATTCAAAAGAGCTCTTTTAAGGAGCCTAATATTAATTCTGTCCTCGTTAATATATATACCCATTCATTACTTAGCGTTTAATAACTCATATATGATGGAAGCCACCGGAGTATTCGATTTTTCAACTCGTCTAAGTGAGGTTTATCCCTTGATGACTCTTTCTGCCAGTATGATATCTTGGATCGTCCTTGCCGACATCATTGTTTATCTGGTTGAGGTAAACAAAAATCAAAGGTCACTTAAGGATTTCATTGCGAAAACATATGTAATTGTAAAGCAAAAATAG
- a CDS encoding DUF695 domain-containing protein, whose translation MLNLFKKRSENKNHDDQQKGIVGEYFENGFPVIVKFVSELPAKGIVSKMKWFTVISWNYDGSQNNGMPPEAINQRMLLLEEALDKAFRNGKITHHAYNRTGNSLKEFNYYISDRDKFMSRFNSALAKHERYPIEINFYEDPDWSEMNRLIEDFKPKQ comes from the coding sequence ATGCTCAATCTATTTAAAAAGAGAAGTGAGAATAAGAATCACGATGACCAGCAAAAGGGTATCGTAGGTGAATATTTTGAAAATGGTTTCCCAGTCATAGTAAAATTCGTGAGTGAATTACCTGCCAAAGGAATAGTTTCTAAAATGAAATGGTTTACTGTTATATCATGGAATTATGATGGAAGTCAAAATAATGGAATGCCTCCCGAAGCCATTAATCAAAGGATGCTCTTACTTGAAGAGGCATTAGACAAAGCTTTCAGAAATGGTAAAATAACTCATCATGCCTATAACAGAACAGGAAACAGTCTAAAAGAATTCAACTACTATATAAGTGACAGAGATAAATTTATGTCAAGGTTTAATTCTGCCTTGGCAAAACATGAACGCTATCCAATTGAGATTAACTTTTATGAAGATCCGGATTGGTCCGAAATGAATAGGTTAATTGAGGATTTTAAACCAAAACAGTAG
- a CDS encoding tyrosine-type recombinase/integrase: MEIRVLPGTLHGRACHFIKPPKDHFVRRKLEQVPGLIYDPKHGCFYAYVDELPFAKLFKRLRAQGLFVDYSQVKNDWKANKPARQDRRKLSAEQKDLIRRYVRYLNGLRLSDNTVKVYFGFVADLVEYAGDHHYQNWNNDLVRGFVEGQIAKKRYAISTHRQFIAAMKHLAAFLPDSELVVEELPTPSRSRKLPTVLSKEEVIELIRSTTNLKHRATLALLYSSGLRVGEVIDLELSDLDIDRRQVFIRQGKGRKDRVVILAQSFMPLLHNYLMTYQPKRYFIEGAKGRKYTAGSIRNFLKRSCKLAGIRKKVTPHTLRHSFATHLIENGVGVMHVQQLLGHAKPDTTMIYTHIAQKDLLNIRSPLDMTVEKLSKQQTDDPYSRFSKNLLR; encoded by the coding sequence ATGGAAATACGAGTTCTGCCCGGAACCCTTCACGGCCGGGCCTGCCATTTTATCAAACCGCCCAAAGACCATTTTGTCAGAAGAAAACTGGAGCAAGTTCCGGGTCTAATCTATGACCCCAAGCATGGTTGTTTCTATGCCTATGTAGACGAATTGCCTTTTGCAAAATTGTTTAAGCGGTTGCGAGCCCAAGGGCTTTTTGTGGATTACAGCCAGGTTAAAAACGACTGGAAAGCCAATAAACCGGCCCGCCAGGACCGAAGGAAACTGAGTGCGGAGCAGAAAGACCTGATCCGGCGTTATGTGCGTTACCTAAATGGCCTTCGTTTAAGTGACAATACCGTAAAGGTGTATTTTGGATTTGTTGCCGACCTGGTCGAATATGCCGGAGATCACCACTATCAAAATTGGAATAACGATCTGGTCAGGGGATTTGTAGAGGGGCAGATTGCCAAGAAGCGATATGCGATTAGTACCCACCGGCAATTTATAGCCGCCATGAAACACCTGGCTGCTTTCCTGCCAGATTCAGAATTGGTTGTGGAAGAATTGCCAACCCCTTCCCGCTCCCGAAAACTGCCTACGGTATTGAGCAAAGAGGAAGTGATCGAACTGATCCGAAGTACGACCAATCTGAAACACCGAGCCACCCTGGCCCTACTCTATTCCTCAGGCTTGAGGGTGGGTGAAGTGATCGACCTGGAGCTGAGCGATCTGGACATTGACCGTCGGCAAGTCTTTATCCGGCAGGGTAAAGGTCGGAAGGACCGGGTAGTGATCCTGGCCCAAAGTTTTATGCCGCTGCTGCACAACTACCTGATGACTTACCAGCCCAAACGGTATTTTATTGAGGGAGCCAAAGGGAGAAAATACACAGCCGGCAGTATCCGCAACTTCCTGAAACGATCCTGTAAACTGGCCGGTATCCGCAAGAAGGTTACCCCACACACGTTGAGGCATAGTTTTGCCACCCACCTGATCGAGAACGGGGTCGGTGTGATGCATGTGCAACAATTATTGGGTCACGCCAAACCAGATACAACCATGATATACACCCACATCGCCCAAAAGGACCTTTTGAACATCAGGAGCCCGTTGGATATGACAGTAGAAAAGCTGAGCAAACAACAAACCGATGACCCCTACTCCAGGTTTTCAAAAAATTTGCTCAGATAA
- the ahcY gene encoding adenosylhomocysteinase: MSTKTVPYVPYKVKDIALADWGRKEIELAEAEMPGLMSLREEYKDEQPLKGARIAGCLHMTIQTAVLIETLQALGAEVTWSSCNIFSTQDQAAAAIAAAGVPVYAWKGMTEEEFDWCIEQTLFFGEDRQPLNMILDDGGDLTNMVLDKYPELVEGIKGLSEETTTGVHRLYERVTNGTLPMPAINVNDSVTKSKFDNKYGCKESAVDAIRRATDVMLAGKRVVVCGYGDVGKGTAASFRGAGSIVTVTEIDPICALQAAMDGFEVKKLETVVGNADIVITTTGNKDIVQSHHFEAMKDKTIVCNIGHFDNEIDVAWLDNNHGGSKVEIKPQVDKYTVNGKDIILLAEGRLVNLGCATGHPSFVMSNSFTNQTLAQIELWNNHGEYENKVYMLPKHLDEKVAKLHLAKIGAELTELRKEQADYIGVKVEGPFKPEYYRY, encoded by the coding sequence ATGTCAACTAAAACAGTGCCTTACGTACCTTATAAAGTAAAGGATATCGCTTTGGCCGATTGGGGTCGAAAGGAGATCGAATTGGCCGAGGCAGAAATGCCCGGACTGATGTCATTGCGAGAAGAATACAAGGACGAACAGCCTCTGAAAGGAGCTCGAATTGCCGGATGTCTGCACATGACCATACAGACCGCAGTACTGATCGAGACCTTGCAAGCCCTAGGTGCAGAAGTAACTTGGAGTAGTTGTAACATCTTCTCTACTCAGGATCAGGCTGCTGCTGCCATTGCTGCTGCCGGTGTCCCTGTTTACGCCTGGAAAGGAATGACAGAAGAAGAGTTTGACTGGTGTATCGAGCAAACCCTGTTCTTTGGGGAAGACCGCCAGCCACTAAACATGATCCTGGACGACGGAGGTGATCTGACCAATATGGTATTGGATAAGTACCCAGAATTGGTTGAAGGTATCAAAGGACTGAGTGAAGAGACCACTACTGGTGTTCACCGCTTGTATGAGCGTGTTACCAATGGAACACTCCCCATGCCAGCCATCAACGTGAACGACTCGGTGACCAAGTCTAAGTTTGACAACAAATACGGTTGTAAGGAAAGTGCCGTTGATGCAATCCGCCGTGCCACCGATGTGATGCTGGCCGGGAAACGAGTAGTCGTTTGTGGATACGGAGATGTTGGTAAAGGAACAGCTGCTTCCTTCCGCGGAGCAGGATCCATCGTTACCGTAACGGAGATCGATCCGATCTGCGCCCTACAGGCGGCTATGGACGGTTTCGAGGTTAAAAAGCTGGAAACTGTTGTAGGCAATGCAGACATTGTAATCACCACCACCGGAAACAAGGACATCGTTCAGAGCCATCACTTTGAGGCCATGAAGGATAAGACCATCGTTTGTAATATCGGGCACTTTGACAACGAGATCGATGTGGCCTGGCTGGACAATAACCACGGCGGTAGCAAAGTTGAGATCAAACCTCAGGTGGACAAATATACTGTGAACGGGAAGGACATCATCCTGTTGGCAGAAGGACGCCTAGTAAACCTAGGTTGTGCCACCGGCCACCCAAGTTTTGTGATGAGTAACTCGTTTACTAACCAAACCCTGGCTCAGATCGAACTGTGGAACAACCACGGGGAATACGAGAACAAGGTCTATATGTTGCCTAAGCACTTAGACGAGAAAGTAGCCAAACTTCACTTGGCCAAGATTGGAGCAGAACTGACCGAACTTCGCAAGGAGCAAGCGGACTATATCGGTGTAAAAGTTGAAGGACCCTTTAAGCCGGAGTATTACCGTTACTAG
- a CDS encoding 4'-phosphopantetheinyl transferase family protein → MPLYKTITAPGNAKVLIWKIEESFNELSKGVVLTQNCRQRVEGMKSEIHRRGFMSVRQLLAIEGYEDKDLYYDDNGKPHLNDGRQISITHSFTFSAIVISDFSVGIDIEMQRHKILRIARKFTPVREYRTLANEDALMRKLTMVWCAKESLYKSFAEKGVSFLEHIYVEDFNLGEERTEASISYFDRSERYSVKFLEFEGFTCAYAQISA, encoded by the coding sequence ATGCCTCTTTACAAAACAATAACAGCTCCTGGTAACGCTAAGGTTCTGATCTGGAAGATAGAAGAAAGCTTCAACGAGCTCAGCAAAGGTGTAGTGCTTACCCAGAATTGCCGCCAACGGGTAGAAGGGATGAAAAGCGAGATACACAGAAGGGGGTTTATGAGTGTTCGCCAGCTCTTGGCTATAGAAGGCTACGAGGATAAGGATCTGTACTATGACGACAATGGCAAGCCTCATCTCAATGACGGCCGGCAGATCTCCATCACCCACTCCTTTACCTTTTCCGCAATTGTGATCTCGGATTTTTCGGTGGGGATCGATATCGAGATGCAGCGGCATAAGATCCTAAGGATTGCCAGGAAGTTCACCCCAGTAAGGGAATACAGGACCCTGGCCAATGAGGATGCCCTGATGCGTAAACTGACCATGGTCTGGTGCGCCAAGGAGAGCCTCTATAAAAGCTTTGCCGAAAAAGGAGTTAGCTTCCTGGAGCATATCTACGTAGAGGATTTTAATTTGGGGGAAGAACGGACCGAGGCCTCTATCAGTTATTTTGATCGCAGTGAGAGATATAGTGTCAAATTCCTGGAGTTTGAGGGATTTACCTGTGCTTACG